A region of bacterium DNA encodes the following proteins:
- a CDS encoding DUF305 domain-containing protein, with protein MGRRLPTALGAVLVTAACGSRTPAAAPAPVRPATGGGPDAATISAEARRRPYTVEDVRFMQHMIVHHAQALAMTALVPERTQSEAIRFLAERIEVSQRDEIALMQQWLRERGEHVPEVGADGTVHGAAHGEAAMPGMLTAEELARLEQARGEEFDRLFLELMIRHHEGALVMVGELFAAPGAGQDPEVFRLAMDVDADQRAEIRRMQAMLQQ; from the coding sequence ATGGGTCGGCGGCTGCCGACAGCTCTGGGGGCCGTCCTCGTCACGGCGGCGTGCGGCTCACGGACCCCGGCCGCGGCGCCGGCGCCCGTGCGCCCGGCCACGGGCGGCGGCCCTGATGCCGCGACGATCTCCGCGGAAGCACGGCGGCGGCCGTACACCGTCGAGGACGTGCGCTTCATGCAGCACATGATCGTCCACCACGCCCAGGCGCTGGCGATGACCGCGCTGGTCCCCGAGCGGACACAGAGCGAGGCCATTCGCTTCCTCGCCGAGCGGATCGAGGTCTCGCAACGGGACGAGATCGCCCTGATGCAGCAGTGGCTGCGGGAGCGCGGCGAGCACGTGCCGGAGGTCGGCGCCGACGGCACCGTGCACGGGGCCGCGCACGGCGAGGCGGCCATGCCGGGGATGTTGACCGCGGAGGAGCTGGCGCGGTTGGAGCAAGCGCGGGGCGAGGAGTTCGACCGGTTGTTCCTCGAGCTGATGATCCGCCACCACGAAGGCGCGCTCGTGATGGTCGGTGAGCTGTTCGCCGCTCCCGGTGCGGGGCAGGACCCGGAGGTCTTCCGCCTGGCGATGGACGTGGATGCGGACCAGCGGGCGGAGATCCGCCGGATGCAGGCGATGCTGCAGCAGTGA